From a single Acidimicrobiales bacterium genomic region:
- a CDS encoding ABC transporter ATP-binding protein/permease, with protein MGGHHGFFTGPTSVQANAQAGLPFAEVPEELRSRIEEVLRHEPEHPEPVVAFSHHDWDRRPFGLRTFLAPHAGGLLMALLLVVVEAGLLHLGPLLTQIGIDQGVMPRDRGVLVTVALAYVGAVGLSTVASWLRTRFTGRLGERLVYELRLRVFSHFQRQSLDFFTGEKSGVLMTRMTSDIEALTTLMQEGLVNFAVQAMTLIVITVYLVILDPTLAVVCLLTVIPVNVVLTLWFRRVSLIGYLRVRDRIADVLANLSESLAGIRVIAAFNRRDHDVARHQRVIDDHLEANLYTGRAQALFGPGTESIGIATQAVVLLVGGRMALRGEVTIGELTAFLLFLTSFFAPVQTLVQLYNQYQQGSAAVVKLRDLLATEPTVAERADAVDLPPIRGDIHLDSVTFGYDPDHLVLREVDLHLSAGEVLAVVGPTGAGKSTIAKLIIRFHDPTFGHVTIDGHDLREVSIDSLRRQLGVVPQEPFLFNGTIRDNVAFARPTATREEVWEACRAVGLQGLVDRMPDGIDTPIHERGASLSAGERQLVALARAFLARPRVLVLDEATSNLDLLSESVIERALDSVLEGRTAILIAHRLATAMRADRIAVVDDGRIVEHGTHDDLVAYGGQYAAMVETWERHAEGVR; from the coding sequence ATGGGCGGCCACCACGGGTTCTTCACTGGGCCGACCTCAGTCCAAGCCAACGCCCAAGCCGGACTGCCGTTCGCCGAGGTCCCCGAGGAACTCCGGAGCCGTATCGAGGAAGTTCTACGCCACGAGCCCGAGCATCCGGAACCGGTGGTTGCCTTCTCCCACCACGACTGGGACCGGCGTCCCTTCGGGCTTCGGACCTTTCTCGCCCCCCACGCCGGCGGCCTCCTGATGGCCCTCCTCCTGGTCGTAGTGGAGGCCGGGTTGCTGCACCTAGGTCCGCTGCTCACCCAGATCGGTATCGACCAGGGCGTCATGCCCCGGGACCGCGGGGTACTGGTAACAGTCGCCCTGGCCTACGTCGGAGCCGTGGGCCTCTCGACGGTGGCCTCCTGGCTGCGGACCCGGTTCACTGGCCGCCTCGGCGAGCGCCTTGTCTACGAGCTCCGGCTTCGGGTCTTCAGCCACTTCCAACGCCAGTCTCTGGACTTCTTCACCGGGGAGAAATCGGGCGTCCTGATGACCCGGATGACCAGCGACATCGAAGCTCTCACCACTCTGATGCAAGAGGGGCTGGTCAACTTCGCCGTCCAAGCCATGACCCTCATCGTGATCACCGTCTACCTGGTCATCCTGGACCCGACACTTGCCGTGGTCTGTCTCCTGACCGTCATTCCCGTCAACGTGGTGCTCACCCTGTGGTTTCGACGGGTGTCACTCATCGGCTACCTGCGGGTTCGTGATCGGATCGCCGACGTGCTGGCCAACCTGTCGGAAAGCCTGGCGGGGATACGGGTGATCGCCGCCTTCAACCGACGAGACCACGACGTGGCCCGCCACCAACGGGTTATCGACGACCACCTGGAGGCCAACCTGTATACGGGACGGGCCCAGGCCCTGTTCGGGCCGGGGACTGAGTCGATCGGGATCGCCACACAAGCCGTAGTCCTCCTGGTCGGCGGTCGGATGGCGCTTCGGGGCGAGGTAACCATCGGCGAACTGACCGCCTTCCTGCTCTTCCTGACGTCGTTCTTCGCGCCGGTCCAAACGCTCGTCCAGCTCTATAACCAATACCAACAGGGCAGCGCCGCCGTGGTGAAGCTGCGAGACCTGCTAGCCACCGAACCCACGGTGGCCGAGCGAGCCGACGCCGTGGATCTTCCCCCAATCAGAGGCGACATCCATCTGGACTCGGTGACATTCGGATACGACCCGGACCATCTGGTGCTCCGGGAAGTCGACCTGCACCTGTCGGCAGGCGAAGTCCTGGCGGTGGTGGGCCCTACCGGGGCCGGAAAGTCAACCATCGCCAAGCTCATCATCCGCTTCCACGATCCGACGTTCGGCCACGTGACCATCGATGGGCACGATCTGCGGGAGGTGTCCATCGACTCGCTGAGGCGCCAGCTCGGCGTTGTCCCCCAGGAGCCATTCCTGTTCAACGGAACGATCCGGGACAACGTGGCCTTTGCCCGCCCGACTGCCACCCGTGAAGAGGTGTGGGAGGCCTGTCGGGCCGTCGGACTCCAGGGGCTGGTGGACCGGATGCCGGACGGCATAGACACCCCGATCCACGAGCGGGGGGCGTCGCTGTCGGCCGGTGAGCGCCAACTGGTGGCCCTGGCCCGAGCCTTCCTGGCCCGTCCCCGGGTGCTGGTCCTCGACGAGGCCACGTCGAATCTGGACTTGCTCTCGGAATCGGTGATCGAGCGGGCGCTGGATTCGGTGCTGGAGGGCCGGACAGCCATCCTCATCGCCCACAGGCTGGCCACCGCCATGCGGGCCGACCGGATCGCCGTAGTCGACGACGGCCGGATCGTCGAGCACGGAACCCACGATGACC